Proteins from a single region of Clupea harengus chromosome 5, Ch_v2.0.2, whole genome shotgun sequence:
- the LOC105904164 gene encoding prolargin → MRAQFGSCSLLLLLLSPVLLGQRAPQRGRPRKPPRPTATRKPLVPVSKKPQPAEPAEPAEPTDFPPPILNPPSPYSNCPRECSCNPVYPHTLYCENRNLRRVPVIPPDIHYLYLRNNFIDEVTAESFKNATELKWVDLANNRVRQVDREVFKKIPNLLYLYMERNQLKEIPNDLPEKLEQLRLSRNQISKIPAGAFNKMKHLVLLDLHHNRISDSNLGKNIFKDLKNLMQLNLAHNILRKMPSNVPPNIFQLFLDRNNIEDIPQGYFKDFTNLAFVRLNYNQLNDKGVPKMVFNISSLLDLHLAHNKLSVVPHFSSHLEHLHLNNNQIEYINGTEICPHSLSASLEDVGNAPRLRYLRLDGNHLAPPIPMDVITCFRHLHSIVI, encoded by the exons ATGAGGGCCCAGTTTGGATCGTGTTCcctcctgcttctcctcctgAGTCCCGTCCTGCTGGGACAGAGAGCTCCGCAGCGAGGTCGCCCCAGGAAGCCACCGCGCCCCACTGCCACCCGGAAACCACTGGTGCCCGTCTCCAAGAAGCCGCAGCCAGCAGAGCCGGCGGAGCCGGCGGAGCCCACCGACTTCCCCCCTCCCATCCTGAACCCCCCCTCGCCCTACTCCAACTGTCCGCGCGAGTGCAGCTGCAACCCCGTCTACCCCCACACCCTCTACTGCGAGAACCGCAACCTCCGCAGGGTCCCCGTGATCCCGCCGGACATCCACTACCTGTACCTGAGGAACAACTTCATCGACGag GTTACCGCCGAGTCCTTCAAAAACGCCACCGAGCTGAAGTGGGTGGACCTGGCCAACAACCGCGTCCGCCAGGTCGACCGCGAGGTGTTCAAGAAGATCCCCAACCTCCTCTACCTCTACATGGAGAGGAACCAGCTGAAGGAGATCCCCAACGACCTGCCCGAGAAGCTGGAGCAGCTCCGCCTCAGCCGCAATCAGATCTCCAAGATCCCGGCCGGCGCCTTCAACAAGATGAAGCACCTGGTGCTGCTGGACCTCCACCACAACCGCATCAGCGACAGCAACCTGGGCAAGAACATCTTCAAGGACCTGAAGAACCTCATGCAGCTCAACCTGGCACACAACATCCTGAGGAAGATGCCCAGCAACGTGCCCCCCAACATCTTCCAGCTCTTTCTCGACAGGAACAACATTGAGGACATCCCCCAGGGCTACTTCAAGGACTTCACAAACCTGGCCTTCGTCAGGCTCAACTACAACCAGCTGAATGACAAGGGCGTCCCCAAGATGGTGTTCAACATCAGCAGCCTGCTGGACCTGCATCTGGCCCATAACAAGCTCAGTGTGGTGCCCCACTTCAGCTCCCACCTGGAGCACCTGCACCTCAACAACAACCAGATCGAGT ATATAAATGGCACAGAGATCTGTCCTCACAGTCTGTCGGCGAGCCTGGAGGACGTGGGGAATGCACCCAGGCTGAGGTACCTGCGGCTGGATGGAAATCACCTGGCCCCCCCCATCCCTATGGACGTCATCACCTGCTTCAGACACCTCCACTCCATCGTTATCTAG